A window of the Tenebrio molitor chromosome 1, icTenMoli1.1, whole genome shotgun sequence genome harbors these coding sequences:
- the LOC138123985 gene encoding organic cation transporter protein-like, with protein MGYDDVLPLIGDFGRYQKRIYFLLCLPAILCAFHKLGNVFLVAEPEYRCRLPQELSNASYHDLSREELNKSYPWDPLKKKYSSCEMFEENETRQCKDFVYDESVYGYTAVIEWELTCEKAYMIATGNSLFMVGVMLGSIIFGQLSDKFGRKLIFFISLVIQVVFGLIAAFTPEFWSFTLSRAIVGATTSGVFLVAYVIALEMVGPRMRLLAGTGCQMFFSAGYMLTAVFAIYVDNWRNLQLALTVPGLVFFCYWWFIPESTRWLLNQNRISEAKNLIKIAAKQNRVTITDDLLDNLLISDVKSDDQQQQNKANVLDIFKHSNLRKRSLIILFDWFANNITYYGLSWNTNNLGGNPYINFVISGAVEIPAYTFLLLTLNRWGRKFVMCGCMITAGLALLLTMAVPDDLQWLTVTLAMIGKLAITASYGAVYIFSTEQFPTVIRNAGLGAGSTCARIGSITSPYINVLAKFWGPLPLIIFGSLALIGGVMSLVLPETLNKKLPETMEEGESFGKKLKVQIDEEVPLNPELAKQAKIQTNGSIHSK; from the exons GTGTAGACTTCCTCAAGAATTATCGAATGCATCTTACCACGACTTGAGTCGTGAAGAGCTTAACAAATCTTACCCCTGGGACCCGCTCAAGAAAAAATACTCGTCATGTGAaatgtttgaagaaaatgagACGCGGCAATGTAAAGATTTTGTTTACGACGAAAGCGTATACGGCTACACGGCAGTTATTGAA tGGGAACTGACATGCGAGAAGGCGTACATGATAGCCACAGGGAATTCTCTCTTTATGGTCGGGGTAATGTTAGGTTCAATAATATTTGGACAACTATCGGACAA gttCGGCAGGAAACtgatatttttcatttctctGGTGATACAGGTGGTTTTTGGTTTGATCGCGGCCTTCACTCCGGAGTTTTGGTCTTTCACGTTGTCCAGAGCTATCGTGGGGGCCACCACGTCCGGGGTCTTCTTGGTCGCGTACGTGATCG CACTGGAGATGGTGGGGCCCAGAATGCGACTGTTGGCAGGGACCGGGTGCCAAATGTTCTTCTCTGCGGGGTACATGCTCACGGCCGTTTTCGCCATATACGTCGACAACTGGAGAAACCTTCAGTTGGCGCTGACAGTTCCTGGTCTCGTATTTTTCTGTTACTGGTG GTTCATTCCCGAATCGACGAGATGGCTACTCAACCAAAATCGCATTAGCGAAGCTAAGAATCTCATTAAAATTGCTGCCAAACAGAACAGAGTGACAATCACAGATGACCTGTTAGACAATTTGTTAATTTCAGACGTAAAATCTGACGACCAGCAGCAGCAGAACAAAGCCAACGTGCTGGACATTTTCAAACATTCCAATTTACGAAAACGATCTCTGATTATATTATTCGATTG GTTTGCCAATAACATCACTTACTACGGCCTCTCCTGGAACACGAACAATTTGGGGGGAAATCCCTACatcaatttcgttatttcgggGGCTGTCGAAATCCCCGCCTACACTTTTCTCTTGTTAACCTTGAACAGATGGGGACGGAAGTTCGTCATGTGCGGCTGCATGATCACAGCTGGACTGGCACTGTTGCTCACGATGGCCGTCCCCGATG ACCTCCAATGGTTAACTGTGACGCTGGCGATGATCGGAAAACTCGCCATTACAGCGAGCTACGGAGCAGTTTACATCTTTTCGACGGAACAGTTCCCCACGGTCATAAGAAACGCGGGACTGGGCGCAGGCTCTACTTGCGCCCGCATAGGATCCATCACCTCACCCTACATCAACGTTTTG GCGAAATTCTGGGGCCCCTTGCCTCTGATCATTTTCGGGTCTTTGGCACTTATTGGCGGCGTCATGTCTTTAGTCTTGCCGGAGACGTTGAATAAAAAACTACCGGAGACCATGGAAGAAGGCGAATCGTTCGGAAA AAAACTCAAGGTGCAGATCGATGAAGAAGTACCGCTGAACCCTGAACTGGCAAAACAGGCAAAGATCCAGACCAACGGGAGTATACACTCGAAATGA